The following coding sequences lie in one Lolium perenne isolate Kyuss_39 chromosome 2, Kyuss_2.0, whole genome shotgun sequence genomic window:
- the LOC127335215 gene encoding cytochrome P450 89A2-like yields MISAAAMEILAILLCLLAGIMVFLRSYTTWRDRGPATIIVTDPAVAHRALIVNADDFSNRPVAIFPVFIARLRDGERNDNMTTVKYGPRWRALRCNLAAGILHPSRLASVAPLQQEAAKTLVDGLSSRCEEAAVRIRGPVTTAAFALSARLCFGDAVDANLRRAMGQVTRDSMVVIGELGPRFDGSMMSKLVNWRGLSRISALLDRQAELYRPQIEEARRQSQSSHPRLCGGVVPPYVDSLIALRVPDDDGDDDATNGDGRRPLRETEVVGLLFEFLGAGTGSVVACVEWTLAHLVDQPDVQSKLRREIIQAEGSGKSLRSMPYLNAVVLESLRMHPPVPFTLRGAQGEGAKAVGVPADDLRVFFNLGHIGRDKKTWTDPDEYRPERFLPLGEAEHVGPTPGQKEIRMMPFGAGHRHCPGVGMGMMLIKSFLAALVREFEWAPSAQGRSGGIDMTELDGFLKMMKTPLSASVTRRR; encoded by the coding sequence ATGATCAGTGCAGCAGCTATGGAAATCCTTGCCATTCTCCTCTGCCTCCTAGCCGGCATAATGGTCTTCTTGCGAAGCTACACTACTTGGCGAGACCGTGGTCCGGCGACCATCATCGTCACCGACCCTGCCGTCGCTCACCGAGCGCTGATCGTGAACGCCGACGACTTCTCGAACCGGCCGGTGGCGATCTTCCCCGTCTTCATCGCAAGGTTGCGCGACGGCGAACGGAACGACAACATGACCACCGTTAAGTACGGCCCTCGCTGGCGAGCGCTCCGGTGCAACCTCGCCGCCGGGATCCTCCACCCGTCTCGCCTGGCTTCTGTAGCTCCGCTGCAGCAGGAGGCTGCCAAGACCCTCGTCGACGGCTTATCTTCCAGATGTGAGGAGGCGGCCGTCCGCATCCGCGGGCCCGTCACCACCGCTGCGTTCGCGCTGTCCGCGCGCCTGTGCTTCGGGGATGCGGTGGACGCCAACCTCCGGCGCGCCATGGGCCAAGTAACGCGTGACTCCATGGTCGTCATCGGGGAGCTCGGACCCAGGTTCGATGGCTCGATGATGTCCAAGCTTGTCAACTGGAGGGGGCTTAGCCGGATCTCCGCCTTGCTCGACCGGCAGGCCGAGCTGTACCGGCCCCAGATCGAGGAGGCACGGAGGCAGTCACAGTCCTCTCATCCTCGGCTTTGCGGAGGTGTCGTCCCACCATATGTCGATTCCCTCATTGCTCTCCGCGTTCccgacgacgacggcgatgaTGATGCCACTAACGGCGATGGCCGTCGCCCGCTCCGAGAGACCGAGGTGGTCGGGCTCTTGTTCGAGTTCCTCGGCGCAGGCACAGGGTCGGTGGTGGCCTGTGTCGAGTGGACCCTGGCCCACCTCGTGGACCAACCGGACGTCCAAAGCAAGCTACGCCGCGAGATCATCCAGGCCGAAGGCTCCGGGAAGAGCCTCCGCAGCATGCCATACCTGAATGCCGTGGTGCTCGAGAGCCTCCGCATGCATCCGCCGGTGCCGTTCACCTTGCGCGGCGCCCAGGGCGAGGGCGCCAAGGCAGTTGGCGTGCCGGCCGACGACTTGAGGGTGTTCTTCAATTTAGGCCACATCGGAAGGGACAAGAAAACTTGGACGGACCCCGACGAGTACCGGCCGGAGCGGTTCCTTCCCTTGGGCGAGGCGGAGCACGTCGGCCCGACGCCGGGCCAAAAGGAGATAAGAATGATGCCGTTCGGTGCGGGGCATAGGCACTGCCCTGGCGTCGGCATGGGAATGATGCTCATTAAGTCCTTTCTTGCCGCCCTCGTCCGCGAGTTTGAGTGGGCGCCGTCGGCCCAAGGCCGTTCCGGCGGCATTGACATGACAGAGCTAGACGGGtttctgaaaatgatgaagacGCCACTTTCAGCGAGTGTCACGCGACGCCGTTAA